The following are encoded together in the Serratia odorifera genome:
- a CDS encoding AMP nucleosidase, which translates to MTNSETGTRLTASEALDQLETMYDDAVNALRTAIGAYIEHGRLPDVKARAEGLFVYPQLRVSWDGTAPSEKKTRAYGRFTHPGCYTTSVTRPQLFRHYLADQLSLLQGEYGANIEVVPSTLEIPYPYVIDGSSLSLDRSMSAGLAQHFPTTELSQIGDETADGLFHATDTFPLSHFDALRVDFSLARLRHYTGTPVEDFQPFVLFTNYTRYVDEFVSWACRQIADPDSPYQALSCAGGTYITAETSAPEQAVSDLAWKNHQMPAYHLIGANGQGITLVNIGVGPSNAKTICDHLAVLRPNAWLMIGHCGGLRESQSIGDYVLAHAYLRDDHVLDAVLPPDIPIPSIAEVQRALYDATKMVSGMPGEEVKQRLRTGTVVTTDDRNWELRYSASALRFNLSRAVAVDMESATIAAQGYRFRVPYGTLLCVSDKPLHGEIKLPGQANRFYEGAISEHLQIGIRAIDLLRAEGERLHSRKLRTFNEPPFR; encoded by the coding sequence ATGACGAACAGCGAAACAGGCACCAGACTGACGGCCTCCGAGGCACTGGATCAACTGGAAACCATGTACGACGACGCGGTAAATGCGCTACGCACGGCGATTGGCGCCTATATTGAACACGGCAGGTTGCCTGACGTCAAAGCGCGCGCGGAAGGGTTGTTTGTCTATCCGCAACTGCGGGTCAGTTGGGATGGCACCGCCCCCAGCGAGAAAAAAACCCGCGCCTATGGGCGCTTTACCCATCCGGGCTGCTACACCACCTCCGTAACCCGACCGCAGCTGTTCCGCCATTATCTGGCCGATCAGCTGTCTCTGCTGCAGGGCGAATACGGCGCCAATATCGAGGTGGTGCCGTCAACGCTCGAGATCCCCTACCCGTATGTGATTGACGGCTCCAGCCTGTCGCTGGATCGTTCCATGAGCGCCGGGTTGGCGCAGCATTTTCCCACCACCGAACTGTCGCAAATTGGCGATGAAACCGCCGATGGTTTATTCCACGCCACCGATACCTTCCCGTTGTCGCACTTTGATGCGCTGCGCGTCGACTTTTCGCTGGCGCGTCTGCGCCATTACACCGGCACGCCGGTAGAAGACTTCCAGCCGTTTGTGCTGTTTACCAATTATACCCGCTACGTTGACGAGTTCGTCAGCTGGGCCTGCCGACAAATCGCCGATCCCGACAGCCCGTATCAGGCGCTGTCCTGTGCCGGTGGCACCTATATCACCGCAGAAACCTCGGCGCCCGAGCAGGCCGTATCCGACCTGGCGTGGAAAAACCACCAGATGCCGGCCTACCATTTGATCGGCGCCAACGGTCAGGGCATTACGCTGGTCAACATCGGCGTCGGGCCGTCGAACGCCAAAACCATCTGCGACCATCTGGCGGTGCTGCGACCGAATGCCTGGCTGATGATCGGCCACTGCGGCGGCCTGCGCGAGAGCCAGTCAATTGGTGATTACGTGCTGGCGCACGCCTACCTGCGTGACGATCACGTGCTGGATGCGGTGTTGCCGCCGGATATCCCAATCCCGAGCATCGCCGAAGTGCAGCGTGCGCTGTACGACGCGACCAAAATGGTCAGTGGTATGCCGGGGGAAGAGGTCAAACAGCGGTTGCGTACCGGCACCGTGGTCACCACCGACGATCGCAACTGGGAGCTGCGCTATTCGGCGTCGGCGCTGCGATTTAACCTCAGCCGGGCGGTGGCGGTGGATATGGAAAGCGCCACCATCGCCGCACAGGGTTACCGCTTCCGCGTGCCGTACGGGACGTTGTTGTGCGTATCGGACAAACCGCTGCACGGTGAGATCAAGCTGCCAGGACAGGCGAACCGTTTTTATGAGGGGGCGATTTCAGAGCATCTGCAAATCGGTATTCGCGCGATTGACCTGCTGCGCGCCGAAGGCGAGCGCCTGCATTCACGCAAACTGCGTACCTTCAACGAACCACCGTTCCGTTAA
- a CDS encoding LysR family transcriptional regulator: MKSDLNDLRAFVAVARAGGFREGAKSSGTSASGLSEAVRRLEAQLGVRLLNRTTRSVMPTEAGRDLLERLTPALNEVAAALDSVNHFRDKPAGTLKLNVPVSVARLVLPALVSPFLAAYPDIQLEIVTEESFVDILAAGCDAGIRYDERLEQDMIAVPIGPRSQRFAAAASSAYLNRHGRPQHPDELLNHACIRGRFPSGTLATWEFAQAEQRVRVDVDGPLIVRLGGAADLAIDAALAGTGVVMLFEEWLRPYLSRGELEPVLEPWWPAFSGPYLYYPGHRLVPAPLKAFISYVKTIAAHPATPQASAG, translated from the coding sequence ATGAAGAGCGATCTGAACGATTTAAGGGCGTTTGTCGCGGTAGCGCGCGCCGGTGGATTCCGTGAAGGTGCCAAGAGCAGCGGCACCAGCGCCTCCGGGCTGAGCGAAGCGGTACGCCGGCTGGAAGCGCAGCTTGGTGTCCGGCTGCTGAACCGCACCACGCGCAGCGTAATGCCCACCGAAGCCGGCCGTGACTTGCTTGAGCGGCTGACGCCCGCCTTGAACGAGGTCGCCGCGGCACTCGATTCGGTCAACCACTTTCGCGACAAGCCGGCCGGCACCCTCAAACTGAACGTGCCGGTCAGCGTCGCCCGTCTGGTGCTACCCGCGCTGGTGTCACCGTTTCTTGCGGCCTATCCCGATATTCAGTTGGAAATCGTCACCGAAGAGAGCTTCGTCGACATTCTGGCGGCAGGCTGTGATGCCGGGATCCGGTATGATGAACGGCTGGAGCAGGACATGATCGCGGTGCCGATCGGCCCGCGCAGCCAACGTTTTGCCGCCGCCGCCTCCAGCGCCTACCTCAATCGGCACGGCCGGCCGCAACACCCGGATGAATTACTCAACCATGCCTGCATACGCGGGCGTTTCCCCAGCGGCACGCTGGCCACCTGGGAGTTCGCCCAGGCCGAGCAGCGGGTGCGAGTAGATGTCGACGGACCGCTGATCGTGCGTCTCGGCGGGGCAGCGGATCTGGCTATCGATGCCGCGCTGGCCGGCACCGGGGTAGTCATGCTGTTTGAAGAGTGGCTGCGACCGTATTTGTCACGCGGCGAGCTTGAACCGGTGCTGGAGCCCTGGTGGCCAGCGTTTTCCGGCCCGTATCTCTATTATCCCGGCCACCGCCTGGTTCCCGCGCCGCTCAAGGCCTTTATCAGCTATGTCAAAACCATTGCCGCTCACCCAGCGACGCCACAGGCGTCTGCCGGCTGA
- a CDS encoding aldo/keto reductase family oxidoreductase — protein sequence MSQIEKSGSYTLGDRRVHRLGYGAMQLAGPGVFGPPRDRAAALAVLRSAVEQGVNHIDTSDFYGPHITNQLIREALAPYPDDLTIVSKIGARRGDDAAWLPAFSAEALTQAVHDNLRNLGLEQLEVVNLRIMFDAHGPAEGSIEQPLSVLAQLQQQGLVRHIGLSNVTPRQVAEGRRICPIVCVQNQYNLACRGDDALIDDLARDGIAYVPFFPLGGFSPLQSSTLSELAQQLAVTPMQLALAWLLQRAPNILLIPGTSSLGHLHENLAVAQLSLSDETMSMLNAIGA from the coding sequence ATGTCTCAGATCGAAAAGTCAGGCAGTTACACCCTGGGGGATCGCCGCGTGCACCGTCTGGGATACGGCGCGATGCAGCTGGCCGGTCCGGGAGTATTTGGCCCACCGCGCGATCGTGCTGCGGCGCTGGCGGTGTTGCGCAGCGCCGTTGAGCAGGGGGTTAATCATATTGATACCAGTGATTTTTACGGCCCGCATATTACCAACCAGCTGATCCGCGAAGCGTTGGCGCCTTACCCCGACGATCTGACCATTGTCAGCAAAATCGGTGCGCGCCGCGGCGACGATGCCGCCTGGTTGCCGGCTTTTTCTGCCGAGGCGTTGACACAGGCGGTGCACGATAACCTGCGTAATCTGGGGCTGGAACAGCTTGAGGTGGTCAATCTGCGTATCATGTTTGACGCGCACGGCCCGGCGGAAGGATCGATCGAACAGCCGCTCAGCGTACTGGCGCAGTTGCAGCAGCAGGGGCTGGTACGCCATATCGGTTTAAGCAATGTGACACCCCGTCAGGTGGCAGAAGGGCGGCGGATTTGCCCGATCGTCTGCGTGCAGAATCAGTATAATCTGGCCTGTCGCGGTGATGATGCGTTGATCGATGATTTGGCCCGCGACGGCATCGCCTATGTACCGTTCTTTCCGCTGGGCGGCTTCAGCCCGCTGCAATCCTCGACGCTGTCTGAGCTGGCGCAGCAGTTGGCAGTGACGCCGATGCAGCTGGCGCTGGCCTGGCTGCTACAGCGTGCGCCGAATATCCTGTTGATCCCGGGGACATCTTCGCTCGGCCATTTGCACGAAAACCTGGCGGTCGCGCAGCTGTCTCTGTCGGATGAGACAATGAGCATGCTGAACGCTATCGGCGCCTGA
- a CDS encoding molybdopterin-dependent oxidoreductase, which translates to MKNKTPRAPTLEPDQKKRLVDLQRRLLLRSGLTLGGVAMLTGCNMQDGDRVDKVLWAMSRWNDRVQSWLFSRQRLAQTYRPDQITQPFPFNAYYPQYNVPEVDLDSFQLEVSGKVAKKAPWTLAQLQRLPQHSQITRLICIEGWSAIGQWSGVPLSSFLQQVGADLNARYVGFKCADRYYSSIDMATALHPQTILALDFAGKALPAEYGYPLRLRVPTKLGFKNAKHIAAIVVSDTNPGGYWEDQGYNWFSGI; encoded by the coding sequence GTGAAGAATAAAACCCCGCGCGCGCCAACGCTGGAGCCGGATCAGAAAAAACGCCTGGTGGATCTGCAACGTCGCCTGCTGCTGCGTTCCGGTCTGACGCTGGGCGGAGTGGCGATGTTGACCGGTTGCAATATGCAGGACGGCGATCGGGTGGATAAAGTGCTGTGGGCAATGTCGCGCTGGAACGATCGGGTGCAGAGCTGGCTGTTCAGCCGGCAGCGGTTGGCGCAAACCTATCGCCCGGATCAGATAACCCAGCCGTTCCCGTTCAACGCCTATTATCCGCAATACAACGTGCCAGAGGTGGATCTCGACAGCTTTCAACTGGAGGTGTCCGGCAAGGTGGCGAAAAAGGCGCCGTGGACCCTGGCGCAGCTACAGCGTTTGCCGCAACACAGCCAGATCACCCGTCTGATCTGCATCGAAGGCTGGAGCGCCATCGGCCAATGGAGCGGCGTGCCGCTGAGCAGTTTTCTGCAACAGGTGGGGGCCGATCTCAACGCGCGCTACGTTGGTTTCAAGTGCGCCGACCGCTACTATTCCAGCATCGACATGGCCACCGCGCTGCATCCACAGACCATTCTGGCGCTGGATTTCGCCGGCAAGGCGCTGCCGGCGGAATACGGTTACCCGCTGCGGCTGCGGGTGCCGACCAAGCTGGGCTTCAAGAACGCCAAACACATTGCCGCCATTGTGGTCAGCGACACCAACCCCGGCGGCTACTGGGAGGATCAGGGCTATAACTGGTTCAGCGGCATCTAG
- a CDS encoding cytochrome b/b6 domain-containing protein codes for MKTNAPRPAHRWPIRITHWVNLFAMVCMFMSGWEIYNASPLFDFRFPPQITLGGWLGGAIGWHLAVMWLLALNGLCYLLWSLFSGHFRHDLLPLRIATLRQDLWQALTLRLQHRHGHYNSIQKLMYLGVLLLGLLLVLSGLAIWKPVQLSWLVALFGGFDIARYLHFFAMAAIGLFVVIHLLMVILVPRTLWAMLTGGQREE; via the coding sequence ATGAAAACCAACGCGCCGCGGCCGGCGCACCGCTGGCCGATCAGGATAACCCACTGGGTCAATCTGTTCGCCATGGTGTGCATGTTCATGAGCGGCTGGGAAATCTACAACGCCTCGCCGCTGTTCGACTTCCGCTTTCCGCCGCAGATCACGTTGGGTGGCTGGCTGGGCGGCGCGATTGGCTGGCATCTGGCCGTGATGTGGCTGCTGGCGCTCAACGGGCTGTGCTATCTGCTGTGGAGCCTGTTCAGCGGCCATTTTCGCCACGATCTGCTGCCGCTGCGCATTGCCACGCTGCGGCAGGATCTCTGGCAGGCGCTGACGCTACGTTTGCAACACCGACACGGCCATTACAACAGCATTCAGAAGCTGATGTATCTGGGCGTGCTGCTGCTCGGCCTGCTGCTGGTGCTTTCCGGTCTGGCCATCTGGAAACCGGTGCAGTTGTCCTGGCTGGTGGCGCTGTTCGGTGGATTCGATATTGCGCGCTACCTGCACTTTTTCGCCATGGCGGCGATTGGGCTATTTGTGGTGATTCACCTGCTGATGGTGATCCTGGTGCCGCGCACGCTGTGGGCAATGCTAACTGGAGGTCAACGTGAAGAATAA
- a CDS encoding heavy metal sensor histidine kinase, which yields MSRLAARWRSLSLTLRSAMLFALAAALVVSAAGSYLYGAMRQEMVYRSDVQIIGRVEYFRHLLSQRFPLERLTANTGLFENMLGNEQDVLIFRLQGQKALINVNPARLNLPALTPTPPGQPQSRSAVQAGETPQGVPLRVVSALVKLEDGALLQITAAHVMANEQKMLARYLWRIVAAVVAAFLSIALLGYWVMRRELRPLWRMATQAAAISPQTLSTRLSEQGAPQELQQLIRSFNAMLDRLNAGYQRLTQFSADLAHEIRTPIGALMGQCQVALYQPRSSDEYETLLSTNMEELERISRMVENILFLARASEAQSVLNYRQLDVARELHRVADYFEGLAEERGMTLVCDGTGQVQADAMLFQRALSNLVANAVRYGDRHSQIVLRAEMQAGALAVRVINQGPPIAAEHLEKLFDRFYRADAARSSQASGLGLSIVRAIMTLHGGEAQAACYPAPPAAQIVFSLIFPR from the coding sequence ATGAGCCGGCTGGCGGCGCGCTGGCGCTCACTGTCGCTGACGTTGCGCAGCGCGATGCTGTTTGCCCTGGCGGCGGCGTTGGTGGTCAGCGCTGCGGGCAGTTATCTGTACGGCGCGATGCGTCAGGAAATGGTGTACCGCAGCGACGTGCAGATCATCGGTCGGGTCGAATATTTCCGGCATTTGCTCAGCCAACGTTTTCCGCTTGAACGGCTGACCGCCAATACCGGACTGTTCGAGAACATGCTGGGCAACGAACAGGACGTGCTGATCTTCCGGCTACAGGGGCAAAAAGCGTTAATCAACGTCAATCCGGCCAGGCTGAATTTGCCGGCGTTAACCCCCACGCCGCCCGGACAGCCGCAGTCGCGCAGCGCGGTACAGGCCGGCGAAACCCCGCAGGGAGTGCCGCTGCGGGTGGTTTCAGCGCTGGTGAAGCTGGAAGACGGCGCGCTGTTGCAAATAACCGCCGCCCACGTTATGGCCAATGAACAGAAGATGCTGGCACGTTACCTGTGGCGTATTGTCGCGGCGGTGGTCGCCGCATTTCTGTCGATTGCCCTGTTGGGTTACTGGGTGATGCGTCGTGAACTGCGGCCGTTGTGGCGTATGGCAACCCAGGCGGCGGCGATTTCGCCACAGACGTTGTCGACCCGGCTCAGTGAGCAGGGCGCGCCACAGGAACTGCAACAGCTGATCCGCTCTTTCAATGCCATGCTTGACCGGCTGAACGCGGGTTATCAGCGTCTGACACAGTTTTCTGCCGATCTGGCGCATGAAATCCGCACCCCAATCGGCGCGTTGATGGGCCAGTGTCAGGTGGCGTTGTACCAGCCGCGCAGTAGCGACGAGTACGAAACCCTGCTGTCGACCAATATGGAAGAGCTGGAGCGCATCTCGCGGATGGTGGAAAACATCCTGTTTCTGGCGCGTGCCAGCGAAGCGCAATCGGTGCTCAACTACCGCCAACTGGACGTGGCGCGGGAACTGCACCGGGTCGCCGATTATTTCGAAGGGCTGGCGGAGGAGCGCGGCATGACGCTGGTGTGTGACGGCACGGGGCAGGTGCAGGCCGACGCGATGCTGTTCCAGCGGGCGCTGAGCAATCTGGTGGCCAATGCGGTGCGTTACGGCGATCGACATAGTCAAATCGTGCTGCGCGCCGAAATGCAAGCTGGGGCGTTGGCGGTGCGGGTGATCAACCAGGGGCCGCCGATTGCCGCCGAGCATCTGGAAAAGCTGTTCGATCGCTTTTATCGCGCCGATGCCGCGCGCAGCAGCCAGGCCAGCGGATTGGGGCTGTCGATCGTGCGCGCCATCATGACGCTGCACGGCGGTGAAGCTCAGGCGGCGTGTTACCCCGCCCCCCCTGCCGCGCAGATTGTCTTCAGCCTGATCTTCCCGCGCTAA